The Nitrosomonas sp. genomic sequence CCTTGTTGATATGAAAACTATTGTCAAGATCAGGATCATTGATCAACCCTTTCCAGCCGATGGTAGTGCGCGGTTTTTCAAAATAAACGCGCATGATGATTTCCAGGTGATCCTTGAGTTCATGGCGCAGATGATTCAGGCGTGAGGCATATTCCAGCGCAGCATCCACATCATGGATCGAGCAGGGGCCGCAGACGACCAGCAGCCGATCATCCTTGCCATGTAAAATATGGTGGCACGCCTGTCGTGCCTGAAAAACAACTTCTGTTGCCTGTTCGCTCAATGGATACTCACGGTGCAATTCGACTGGCGGCGTCAATTCGTGCATACCAATGATGCGCAGATCTTCGGTCTGATATTTCACGGCAATTCCTTGATTTTTTGATTACCTGCAGTTTTTAAAAACAGCAGGCGTGACTACAATTGAAGCTTGTCGTTGATCGTTTGGTAAGGTTTGATTTTACCGTTATCTTTCCACTTCAGGCAGTCCTAACGGACAATAATTCCCGATCACTTCCCGGCATCCCCCTCTATTGAAGCCAGGTGTTTTTCAACATCTTCCCTGCTGAATCCCAATGCACTGGCGATCCGATCAGCATGGCTGACACGCGATACGCCCGGTATCAGCCGATGAGTCGGCCCATGCTCACCGAACTCAACCTGCAGGTAATCCCCCATATTGTCTTTCTGCAGACGCTCACACAGCTCGTGATTATGGGTGACCAGAATAGTAGTGGCTCCCAATTGATGAAACCCTTTCAGCACATATTCCGATAGTGTCATTTTTTCCTCAAAAGTGGTTCCTTCCGCCAGCTCATCCAGTATCGCCAGGCTGCACGGTGTTGAGTTGAAAAAAATCTCACGGGTTTGTTTCAGTTCATGCGCAAATCGCCCCATCCCCTCATCCAGCTGACCAGGATCGGGAATCTGATAGTAAATATGTTCGGCTGGCACCAGACTCGCCTCGGTAGCAGGCACATAAGCACCCGCCTGACCCAGCAACTGAATCTGTGCCACGGTTTTGCAATAAGCGGTTTTTCCGCCACTATTGGGGCCGGTTACGATCAGCAGGCGATGGACTGCATCCAGCCGGATATCGTTGGGCACATAGTCAGGGTGGGTGTGCGCCAGCAAGGGATTGCGCGCATTGCTGGCAGTCAATTGATGATGACTATCCACCTTTATATCCGGCAGAACCATGTTGCCTGTTGAAGCTTGAGCATGCTTATGTATAGCCAGCAACTCATCGAGCATCCCCAGCGCCTCCATCGATTTTGCCAGTTCACTGCTTTTGCGGAATATTTTTTGTAATGGATAAAGAATACTATCGCGGTCGGATGCGCTTACGGCCTGCGCAATAATAGGCACAATAGGGACAGCAAGCACCAGAAGCCCATAACCAATATAACTGGCGCCCAGCTCAACCAACATGGTCTGAAAGAAATAGAGCAGTATCAGCACGATGACAAGCGTAATCGAAATCGGCAACCACTTGAATATGGAAGGACGAAAACGCGCAACGGGTTGTAAATTTGGTTTTTCATCCCGAGTTAAAAATTTACCATCAGAGACATATACCGGTCCGCGCATCAGGGAAAAAGTTCGAGATTCTCCAAATTCCTGTATGGCCTGCATTAATTTGCGTAAATACCTGCTCTCCGGTATTGGCAGCTCCTTTGCATCTTCCACCATATCCACCGCAAACCGGGTTGCATCGATAAATTGATGGTAACCATAACCGCCAAATTCCAATTTATCCGTACTCTCCTTAGGATTATCCGTGGTCAGCCCACCCGCAAATTCACCATAAAGAAAATGATAAAGTGAGGCTTCATGTGCTGCCATGGAAGTCATGAAACGTTCCAGCTGTTGGAGTAAATCTGAATTTCCCGCAATTTCCCGCAATGCCTCCTGCTTAATTTGCAGCAGGCCAGCATCGATAACTGGCCTGGCCAGGGATCGATAAAGCACGCATTGCCCGAGATGTGTTCTGGCGTGGTTGATCTCCGCAAACAAGGCATCCACTTCAATAGCCGCAAAGGTTCGCGCATCTACGACATCATAATCTTTCAGAGTAGGTTGCGTATCGCGCACTTGCGCAGGGCGCTTGTGCGAAGACAAAATGAAACTTGCCCGCCAGATAAGTATTTCATTGGGTGGTTGTGTATCATTGCGGGATGGAGGATATTGCCTTGGTTTGCAGAAAGCCATGATAATAGGTGTCCTGGATTGGTTTGGTTGACACCGGTACGCCAACTTGTACTGATTTTACCGGTTTTTATTGGGTAACTGCGCAATAGCAGAAATCTTCCCTCGTATTTTTCCTGGACACAACGCCAGCTATTTCTCCGTGCCGCGCAAATTTCTTAAAAAATACCTGCCCTCTCACGACAGTATTCGACAAAATCGTTTTGTCAGTTTCTTTGGCACGTTGCTGCATCATCCTAACCTCTGGCACTTGCACCGCCGCTCGGTTGCGGGTGGCGTGGCTGCCGGGTTATTTGCCGGCCTGATTCCAGGCAGCAATCCAGTACAATTTTTTTTTGCAACGCTGTTTTCTGTGTTGTTTAAGGTTAACCTGCCACTTGCTGTTTTTATCACCCTGTATTCCAATCCCTTCACTATCGTACCGCTGTATCTGCTGGCCTTCACGCTGGGAAGATGGGTAACCGGCAGCGAGCTTCACGATCTGCAAATGCTTGAGCCGTCCCTGCTGGATAAAAACCTTTCCGAATGGCTACCCATTCTCGCGGAATATCTGACAACCTATGGCAAACCCCTGATTACTGGCCTGGTGCTGCTCGCATCCTTGCTGGCAGTGTGTGGTTATATGCTGGTCAGGGTGGCATGGCGTATCTATATTGTTCATGCGTGGCATAAACGCGCCCGGCAACAGAAATGAAACTGCAAAATACACGGATTTTTCATGATTGATATTAACAAAACAGTACGCGCGGCAATCATACTGCTGTTTATCATCGCACTGGCCTACGCCGGCAGGGCAATGTGGCAAGAAGATCAGCAAGAAGTGGAACTGGTCGCAGTGGAACGCGGTATTGTCGAAGCTACCGTGGTTAATACGCGTGCTGGTACGGTAAAACCTTGCCGACGGTCACGATTATCTCCAGCAGCAGGTGGACAAATTGTTGATTTACCAGTCAGGGAGGGTGACCGGGTTGTACCCGGGCAGGTTCTGCTGAAACTGTGGAATACCGATCTGAATGCGCAATATGAACTGGCAAAACAGCAGCATATCACTGCCAGGAGCAGGCAGCTGGAAGCCTGCATTCTGGCGAAGAATGCCGCGCGGGAATCCAGGCGAACCCAACAACTGGTTGCAAAAGGATTTGTCAGCTCACAGCGTGCTGACGATGCCCGAGCAGCAGCCGAATCACGCCAGGCAGCCTGTGCAGCAGCCGCCGCAGATATCAAGCGTGCGCAGGCACAAATGGCGGTGATAACCGCCAATCTGGAGCGCACGGTGTTGGTTGCCCCATTTGCAGGGATTGTCGCCCAAGTGACGGGGGAACTTGGTGAATACGTTACGCCATCACCGCAAGGCATCCCCACCCCTCCGGCTGTCGATCTGATTGATGATTCCTGTTTGTATGTCAGTGCTCCGATGGATGAGGTCGATGCGCCCAAAATACAAGTAGGACAACCCGCGCGTATCACGCTCGATGCCGTTACGCAAAAAACCTTCTCAGGAAAAGTGCGTCGAATTGCTCCCTATGTCACTGAAATCGAAAAACAGGCACGCACCGTAGAAATCGAAGCCGAATTCGACAACCTGGATTCTGACATTATGCTGCTGGTTGGTTATAGTGCTGATGTCGAAGTCATCACGCAACGCCATGAAGCGGTGTTACGCATTCCTACCCGAGTCATTCGTCAAGGCAACCAGGTGCTGGTAGTAGGAGAAAATAACCGGCTGGAGGAACGCAGGCTGATAACAGGACTGGCCAATTGGGTATACACCGAGATTCTGGAAGGACTCAGCGAAGGCGATCAGGTCTTACTTGGAGCGGATAACGAGACTGTTACCGTCGGCACTCGGGTCATCGCCAGACCTCTCCAGCCATGATTCAATTAGTAGATATCAGCCGAATTTTTTATATGGGAGAACAGGCGGTCCGCGCACTCAATCAGATCGACCTGACTATTCTGCCGGGGGAATATGTTTCCATCATGGGGCCATCCGGCTCGGGAAAATCCACACTGTTAAACGTTATTGGCCTGCTGGACCGCCCAGATAGCGGACAATATCTGCTGGATGGTAAAAATGTAACGGATTTGAGTGAATCCGAGCAGGCGAAAGTACGCCGGGAAAAAATCGGCTTTGTCTTTCAGTCATTTCATCTGGTACCACGCCTGACTGCCGCTGAAAATATTGAGTTGCCCCTGATGCTGAACGGCATGCCGCCCAGTGAGCGCAAATCCCGCGTCCTGGAGACGCTGCAGGCGTTTAATCTCAGTGACCGTGCGCAACATCGTCCAGCCGAGCTATCAGGCGGACAACGTCAGCGCGTGGCGATTGCCCGGGCAACCATTATGCGTCCGACCGCTATTCTCGCAGATGAGCCCACCGGCAATCTCGACCATAGAATTGGCGCGGAAGTGATGGCCTTGCTGGAGGCGTTAAATCAAGGCGGTACCACGCTCCTCATTGTCACTCATGATCG encodes the following:
- a CDS encoding DNA mismatch repair protein MutS — its product is MAFCKPRQYPPSRNDTQPPNEILIWRASFILSSHKRPAQVRDTQPTLKDYDVVDARTFAAIEVDALFAEINHARTHLGQCVLYRSLARPVIDAGLLQIKQEALREIAGNSDLLQQLERFMTSMAAHEASLYHFLYGEFAGGLTTDNPKESTDKLEFGGYGYHQFIDATRFAVDMVEDAKELPIPESRYLRKLMQAIQEFGESRTFSLMRGPVYVSDGKFLTRDEKPNLQPVARFRPSIFKWLPISITLVIVLILLYFFQTMLVELGASYIGYGLLVLAVPIVPIIAQAVSASDRDSILYPLQKIFRKSSELAKSMEALGMLDELLAIHKHAQASTGNMVLPDIKVDSHHQLTASNARNPLLAHTHPDYVPNDIRLDAVHRLLIVTGPNSGGKTAYCKTVAQIQLLGQAGAYVPATEASLVPAEHIYYQIPDPGQLDEGMGRFAHELKQTREIFFNSTPCSLAILDELAEGTTFEEKMTLSEYVLKGFHQLGATTILVTHNHELCERLQKDNMGDYLQVEFGEHGPTHRLIPGVSRVSHADRIASALGFSREDVEKHLASIEGDAGK
- a CDS encoding DUF2062 domain-containing protein — protein: MPRKFLKKYLPSHDSIRQNRFVSFFGTLLHHPNLWHLHRRSVAGGVAAGLFAGLIPGSNPVQFFFATLFSVLFKVNLPLAVFITLYSNPFTIVPLYLLAFTLGRWVTGSELHDLQMLEPSLLDKNLSEWLPILAEYLTTYGKPLITGLVLLASLLAVCGYMLVRVAWRIYIVHAWHKRARQQK
- a CDS encoding efflux RND transporter periplasmic adaptor subunit, which codes for MIDINKTVRAAIILLFIIALAYAGRAMWQEDQQEVELVAVERGIVEATVVNTRAGTVKPCRRSRLSPAAGGQIVDLPVREGDRVVPGQVLLKLWNTDLNAQYELAKQQHITARSRQLEACILAKNAARESRRTQQLVAKGFVSSQRADDARAAAESRQAACAAAAADIKRAQAQMAVITANLERTVLVAPFAGIVAQVTGELGEYVTPSPQGIPTPPAVDLIDDSCLYVSAPMDEVDAPKIQVGQPARITLDAVTQKTFSGKVRRIAPYVTEIEKQARTVEIEAEFDNLDSDIMLLVGYSADVEVITQRHEAVLRIPTRVIRQGNQVLVVGENNRLEERRLITGLANWVYTEILEGLSEGDQVLLGADNETVTVGTRVIARPLQP
- a CDS encoding ABC transporter ATP-binding protein — encoded protein: MIQLVDISRIFYMGEQAVRALNQIDLTILPGEYVSIMGPSGSGKSTLLNVIGLLDRPDSGQYLLDGKNVTDLSESEQAKVRREKIGFVFQSFHLVPRLTAAENIELPLMLNGMPPSERKSRVLETLQAFNLSDRAQHRPAELSGGQRQRVAIARATIMRPTAILADEPTGNLDHRIGAEVMALLEALNQGGTTLLIVTHDRELGLRARRKICMRDGQIESDTQQGKEP